GCGGTGGCGAACGCCTTGTACTGTTGCTTGAACTGATCGGCGGCCGCAACCACGGGTGTCAGGACTGCGATCTGTGGAGACAAGAGACAGGACTGAGAGCGGTCCTTTCAATACCCCTACGCACCCTCTCATGATTCCCCCACTATTTTGCCCTCACTGTGTACTAAATTTGAAGGAGTGGCTCACGGTGGCCAAGCTGTGCCACCGGCCTGTGAAGCCGGCCCTACCTGCAGATCCAGCAGGTCGTCCAGCTGCCTCTCCTTCTCCCGCAGCAGGAACTGTCGTTTCTTCTCTTGGACGGCTGACCGcagtctctcctcctcctccatcacCGCCAGCAGACACCTCTCCGCCTCCTCCCTCAGCCGCTGTGTGTTATTCTCAATCTTTTGATGGagagaggaaaataaatgaataggaCCCCCCACCTTCATCCCATAACatgaacagacagacaggcgAGGGTCAAACACGAGTCTCTCTGTGCTGCGGCACACATACCTTTGATGTCAGATAGGCCAACAGGAAGGTTTGATTTTCTAGCATCTCTTTCACTTCCTCAGGATCAGCCGCGTTCTCCATTACAGCCTTTTCTGCAAGGGCGGAAGCAAATGCTTTATGAAAGAgaacaaaaatacacacacatacagtaaacTCAATACCTGTATATATACTCACATCTCTACACACAATATTTACCATTAATAGAAGAGACGTCAAATTCCGGACGAAAGCAGTGACCGTCCAGAATGGTGGACTGGAGGACGTTTATTCCCGGCTGGGAGGGCTCCAGCATACTGGACATCATGGCTGGACGAGGACAGAGAGATGGACGTATTGGTGCGTTTCACTACTTTAAATTGGATTTCTAGTTTAGAGGAAGAGGAAATGGGAGTGGATCCAGTCGCAGCACTCAGCTGAACTGATGTGATTAAGGACGTGGGGATACAAACCTCAGGATCTGGAAATGTGCTTCCCTAGCAAGACCCAACTAAACACTTATTGGGCACCTGAAGACAATTCAACACatcagaaagtgtgtgtgtgcgtgtgtgtgtgtgtgtgcactcacAGAAAGGCGTGGCAATGGACTGCGGGGCCATGGAGCGCCGAGTGGGGGTGCCCGAACTGGGCTTGTTGGGGGCTCCCAGTTTGGTGGGCGTGCCTGGCCGTGGCACCACGGAAATTGACTGGTTGATCGAAGTGTTCTGGAGGGGACAGAGACATGGGTCAGCATCACTCAACACACTGACGGAAGAGGTCAGTCAACGCAGTGCTCGAGGGAAGGCTACCAGGAGGTCGCCAGTGCAAGCCCCGACTTTGCCACGGATCTGGTGTGGTTGAGTGCGTGTTTGTGTCATACTAACCAAGTTGCTACTGCACCTTTCAGAGGAGTTGAAACTAGGATGCCCCAGTTCACAGACTCACACGCTTCAATCATAAAATTATTACATCCCAGACAGCGTTTGCTTTATGTACTCCACCCCACCCTCAGTGCCACAAACCCCACTGTTAGGCACCAGTGTCACATTCCCATTTCCTTTGAAACAGGGCTCCTGTCCACACAATGCAGGCAGCAAGACAATCCAGGGAAGAGTGAATGTTTATTACCTTCGAAGTTGGCTTCTTCTCCGTCGTCTGCATATAGCGAGACTTCACTATTTTACCAGCTGCTgcagaaacaatacaaaacagtatAATGCTGTAATAACTACATATGTATCCATGGTATGGACTGGATATACCAGAAATATATTTGCATTGAAATAAGTGTGTGCAATTTAACCAATGTTCATATTAAATTAGGTTAATTTGCACGTTATATTTAAACAGCTAAATGAGCATGTCTTACGTTTTGCTTTCTTCGTGGTTGTGCTGCCGTTCCCGGTGTTGTGACTCCCATCCCTAGAGCTGAGACATCATACAGGACCTAAGTTACTGCTTTTCTCTTATGAACAGAAGCAATACTG
This sequence is a window from Amia ocellicauda isolate fAmiCal2 chromosome 22, fAmiCal2.hap1, whole genome shotgun sequence. Protein-coding genes within it:
- the haus8 gene encoding HAUS augmin-like complex subunit 8, yielding MASRRVSSVNFHKAAAGDSTNSRDGSHNTGNGSTTTKKAKPAGKIVKSRYMQTTEKKPTSKNTSINQSISVVPRPGTPTKLGAPNKPSSGTPTRRSMAPQSIATPFSMMSSMLEPSQPGINVLQSTILDGHCFRPEFDVSSINEKAVMENAADPEEVKEMLENQTFLLAYLTSKIENNTQRLREEAERCLLAVMEEEERLRSAVQEKKRQFLLREKERQLDDLLDLQIAVLTPVVAAADQFKQQYKAFATAVDTTRHELPVHNVQMEGDRKEFLGRAETCLRETECLLREAWVQPTAGDQERAGSLLKEVKETAQEIDKELARGFADVLELDALVSQQAAQLQHSREEEAVGMTRAETLYFPRQ